The proteins below come from a single Aegilops tauschii subsp. strangulata cultivar AL8/78 chromosome 6, Aet v6.0, whole genome shotgun sequence genomic window:
- the LOC109758218 gene encoding uncharacterized protein has product MVRPVMAKLLRPDLLQGSDYVKGYEIDGLRTPYVIWRENYLDSINRTLVKLNYQLPAGVQVDLNMNRSCFPVVGWMSVEDLLEIVSVELRDRGVIPVAVYAEGKIIPADCRFSYINKQYMGQNGFITLDCVTERVEEEGEDEAVDDLF; this is encoded by the exons ATGGTTCGCCCGGTGATGGCGAAGTTGCTGCGCCCAGATTTGCTGCAAGGCAGCGACTATGTAAAGGGATATGAGATCGATG GCCTTCGTACCCCATATGTGATTTGGAGGGAGAACTACCTCGATTCAATTAACCGCACCCTGGTAAAACTCAACTACCAGCTGCCAGCGGGTGTGCAAGTGGACCTAAACATGAATCGATCTTG TTTTCCGGTTGTGGGCTGGATGTCTGTTGAGGATCTCTTGGAAATCGTTAGTGTTGAGCTTCGTGACAGAGGTGTCATTCCTGTAGCAGTCTATGCTGAAGGAAAGATCATTCCAGCAG ATTGTCGCTTCTCCTACATCAACAAGCAGTATATGGGGCAAAACGGTTTCATCACTCTTGACTGCGTTACTG AGAGGGTCGAGGAGGAAGGTGAGGATGAAGCTGTTGACGATCTCTTCTGA